In a single window of the Candidatus Celerinatantimonas neptuna genome:
- the ypeA gene encoding Acetyltransferase YpeA yields the protein MFEIREMKMTDYEAVMALWGQSEGLSLKNADSKENIESYLDRNQGFSFVVMHASDVIGAVLVGTDGRRGYLQHLAVSKDWRGHGLGRQLVDKATGALAKAGVEKTHLFVHDDNLNAQHFYEHSGWFARDEVRMFSYNASDNLNV from the coding sequence GTGTTTGAAATTCGAGAAATGAAAATGACAGACTATGAAGCCGTCATGGCGTTATGGGGGCAGAGTGAGGGCTTGTCATTGAAAAACGCTGATTCAAAAGAAAATATCGAATCGTATTTAGACCGCAATCAAGGCTTTAGTTTTGTGGTCATGCATGCCTCAGATGTCATCGGTGCCGTTTTAGTGGGTACCGATGGACGAAGGGGTTACCTTCAGCATTTAGCTGTCTCCAAAGACTGGCGTGGTCATGGATTGGGCCGGCAACTGGTTGATAAAGCAACGGGTGCGTTAGCAAAGGCCGGGGTCGAAAAAACCCATCTGTTTGTGCACGATGATAACCTCAATGCTCAACATTTTTATGAGCATTCGGGATGGTTTGCCCGCGATGAAGTCAGGATGTTTTCCTATAACGCGTCTGATAACCTGAATGTGTAA